From the genome of Lampris incognitus isolate fLamInc1 chromosome 17, fLamInc1.hap2, whole genome shotgun sequence:
CGACCTATCGGTCAGCAACGTCACCTTCATCTATGACCAAAATGACTATGAGAATATTGTCTACACTGTACGTGCAAGGACAAAAGTAGACTCACATATGCTGCCATCACATTCACCATGATGTGCTTGAGTGTCGACCAGTCTGATACCTTAACACCTCTCCCTAGATCAACATGAGAAGGAGGCCCCTTCTACACGTCATCAACTTCCTGTTGCCAATCCTGTTCTTCTTGTGTTTGGATCTGTCCTCCTTCTTCATCTCAGATCAACGCGGGGAAAAGCTGGGCTTCAAGGTCACGGTGCTGCTGGCCATATCTGTGCTGTTGCTCATCTTAAATGATATCCTGCCCTCCATGTCCAACAAGACCCCTCTCATAGGTACCACACCCCCGATTACAGGTTTTGCAAATCATATCAACAGTGGCCGAATGTGTTGAGAAGTTAcggtgtgtattaatcgctctgTTTCCTCCCTGCCAGCAACTTACTGCATTGTGATCTTTGCTTTGATGCTGCTGAGTCTGTTGGAGACAGTCTTTGTCACATATTTGATGGAAAAGGACAGTCTCCCCCAGGAAAATGAGGCAGACAGAGGTCAAGGCCTGAAAGAACGTGAGGGCAAAAAGGACCGAGGCAATGAGCACAAGAGGGACAAAGGTGAGTCCCACCCTGGCAAGAGGGGTAAACAATAATGGTAATCTTACCATAGACTGTATATACAGAACCTTATCAGCCACTGTTGTCCGcttgtgatgaaagaatacaatGATGAATACATCTAGTACCGACATATGATAACGAACTTGTTTTTCTTGCACACTGATCTGTATGTAAAATCATTTCAGAGGAGAATAAATGGACGCGCTGTGTGTGCATCTGTAATGCGTCTGGTGTCAACATACCTTGTGAACTTCTGCCTGGAGCTGAAGAGGTTACTTTTGTGTCCCGTCTGTTTGGTTATTTCTCAAGTCTCATTTTCAAAAGCCAAATGTCCAGCGCAGCGTTATCCATCTGGCTGGTGAAGTAATCCACTCAGACTTAACCGGCGGAAATCTTATTCACAGGTTAGCAGCGGCGAACGGCCAGGCAATTCTCATGTGTTGCTCATGATCCTGGAGGAACTGAGGGAGGTGCAGAAGACTCTGGCTTTGTCCCTCAGTTGCAGGAAGGAAGGACAGAAGGCTGGCTACTGGACCAGGGTGGCTAGAGGAGTCAACACCGCTTTCATCATTTTTTACGTTTCTGCTGTCATACTGTTTCTAACTCTGATGTATGTAGAATGGAGCACTTAGGGGTGCCAAACATGTTACGTCATTTCCGGTGCATTGTAAGATTGACCAGTCATGCAAATTCATTTCTAGCCCTTTCGCCACTttttgtgccaaaaaaaaaaaagtctgtaaaTTTTGTGGTTGTGTATTCAATGTTGTTTGCTGAAGATAGACCGAGGGATTGTACCAACTTCATCCTGTGTTGTGAACAGCAGTGTCTGCTATAGTGTCTAAAGTGctgctgcagtttgagtccagtGTGCAATATGAACATTTCTTAtgacaggataagcagtttggataatggatggatggatggaccaatCAGAAGGGCCGCGGTGTTGTGCACCTCCATCAGTTCCCTGTAGATCAGATCATTTTGCTGTACCTCGTGCTAAAATCTGTGTCTGGATGGGAAAATGTTGCTGATGTTGTGAGGACAGAAACTGAACATTGGTCTTTTAAGACTAGTTACTTTGAAGACCGGAGACTAGACTAGAggagagcaaaaaaaaagaggaaagataGTTGAAATCCTGCAAGGTTTGAatcccagctgcctcctgtcttccTATATATTGTGTGCTGTTTGGATCCATTCAAATCTGTCTATTTAAAAAAAGTAAATCTGAAAATTACCTCTTGTGCTGCTTAATTAGTGTTTTTGTCAAAAAGCATTACATAAACCTCTATTATATGGTAGATGACTGCTTTGGAAAGTTATTATAGCTAATACTGGGAACTTGCACGCTTGAGTTTGTGTTGGTCACAGCTGAGAGTGAAGTCCTTTTCTCTTATAAACGTGTTGCTTTATACTAGTAATGATCTATAATGCCGATATTGGTTCTAATCAAACTTATGAAACCATTAATACACATACACTTACCATTCTTTAGGAGTGGTGAGTAAATAGTACTGCTGGTAAAAccctgtggcccagtggttagcactcttgactcacagcaagaaggtcctggttttgaaccctaggccaccccaggtcctttctgtgtggagtttgcatgttctccccatgtctgcatgggtttcctcttggtgctccggtttcctcccgccatcaaaaagacatgcatgttagggttaatacattgcctgtgcccctgagcaaggcaatggaaagaagaactggagttggtccccggatactgcagctgcccactgctcctatacaataggatgggttaaatgcagaagataagTTTCATtgcaaccaaacaactgtacaacgacaaaataaagcggctttcttctTATTCTTATGGCAGCTTTGCTTTATATACGAGTACATACAATGCACAGTGAGCCTCTGATTATAGCTTCATTGCTGCAGACCCAGCCTGTTTGACATGGTGTTGAGAATTATGCAAACATAAACCGCGCAACAGGTTGGCATTGTAATGATGTCTGTCTCATGTTATATTATGAAATACAAGGAGAGGCTTCCTTTTAAATCCAGGATGAACCCTAAGTGGACCATGACCACCGAAACAAGAAGGCTCATGACTTAAAATCTAAATACACAATGTACCTACGGTGCGGTTTAACCTGTGTTGTGGGATCCAACCATTCACAGTAGAGGACATTGTATTGTGGATTGTATCAATCCACACACAATattccataatgacaaagtgaaaaatgttttgtagaaatttttgcaaatttattaaaaataaaaaacggaaatattgcatgtacataagtattcacaccctttgctatgacacacaaaattgagctcaggttcatcctgtttccactgatcatccttgagacgtttctacatcttgattggagtccacccgtagtaaattcaattgattggacatgatttggaaaggcacacacctgtctatataaggtcccactgttgacagtgcatgtcagaccagaagccaagccatgaagtcaaaggaattgtctgtggacctccgagacaggattgtatcgaggcacagatctggggaagggtacaaaaaaatttctacagctttgaaggtcccaaagagcacagtggtctccatcattcgtaaatggaagaagtttggatccaccaggactcttcctagagctggccgcccagccaaactgagcagtcgggggagaagggccttggtcagggaggtgaccaagaacccgatggtcactctgacagagctccagcgttcctctgtggagatgggagaaacttccagaaggacaaccatctctgcagcactccaccaatcaggcctttatggtagagtggccagacggaagcctctgctcagtaaaaggcacatgatagCCTGCTtgaagtttgccagaaagcacctaaaggactctcagaccatgagaaacaagattctctggtctgatgaaaccaagattgaactctttggcctgaatgccaaatgtcacgtctggaggaaaccaggcacctctcatcaccttgctgataccatccctacagtgaagcatggtggtggcagcattatgctgtggggatgtttttcagcggcaggaactgggagactagtcaggatcgagggaaagatgaatgtagcaaagtacagagagatcattgatgtaaacctgctccagagcgctcaggacctcagactggggcgaaggtttacctttcaacacgacaacgaccctaagcacacagccaagacaacgaaggagtggcttcgggacaagtctgtgaatgtccttgagtggcccagccagagcccagacttgaaccctattgaacatctctggaaagacctgaaaatagatgTGCCgcaacgctctccatctaaccttacagagctcgagaggatctgcagagaagaatgggagaaataccccaaatataggtgtgccaagcttgtagcttcatacccaagaagacttgaggctgtattcgctgccaagggtgcctcaaccaagtactgagtaaagggtgtgaatgggtatacatgcaatatttcagttttttatttttaataaatttgcaaaaatttctacaaaacctttttcactttgtcattatggggtattgtgtgtagattgatgaggaaaaaaaagaaatttaatcaattttggaataaggctgtaacataacaaaatgtggagaaagtgaaggggtgtgactactttctggatgcactgtatatatatatatatataattaaggGGCGGGTGGGGGGCCCTGCCAGAGTTGTCCTAGATGACCGCCTAGGTTGCCTATGCCTAGAAACACCCCTGACATTAACATACAATATGGCGCAGATTCACGTAAGCAGCCAACACAGACATACCCACATGATAAACCCTACAACATTCATAATAGCCACAACATAGGGCAGTCAATGCAAACAGCCAGTCATCAGGGTCAATTTATCCTCCCAGCTGGTCTTGTGCTGGTGTAGGCCGAGGTTTGATGTTTAAGGTTGAGTGGGTTTAAATGGGTGTAATCATGTCATGTGCGATAGATGATGACGTTGATCTTGATCTAACTTCCTCTGTAATCAGATTCCGCTTTTGCCACAACTTGAATCCGTTGCCCTGTGGATGAGGACATCAACCGTAACAGGTAATTTTAAGAAAACATACAGATGAACAAATTAATTACTACACTCCTACACCCATATACCCCCcgcaaaatctctctctctctctctctctctctctctctctctctctctctctctctctctctctctctctctctctctctctctctctctctctctctctctctctctctctctctctctctctctctctctctctctctctctctccctctctctctcacacacacacacacacaagaacagacCCAATACACTCTCTGACCCGACGCCATGTAAGCGCTGTCATAAGTTTTCTCTAATACTGTCAACGGCCGTGTGGGCTAACGCTCATTTCACATTATCTGTTCTTTTAGACAAGACAGATCCTTTCCTCAGATGGTAAAACAATTACGCTCATACTCACAAGCCTCAACGATCAAACCTAAACACATTATATCTACAGTACATATAACATCCCCCGTCTaccatcctcatttttgtttgttcctCAGCCACTTATCACCTTCCCCATCCCACTCATGCATTTTCCTTTAACCCAATAAGAATGGCTGTGATGTCCTCTGTGGGAGGGATTTCTCGCTTCAGGcaatgaaattaaacaaaaaaaacaacaacaacaaaacatgtgtgtgtgtgtgtgtgtgtgtgtgtgtgtgtgtgtgtgtgtgtgtgtgtgtgtgtgtgtgtgtgtgtgtgtgtgtgtatgggggggttgTCTTTTTGCTCAGCCCTCATTACTGTGAAGTCAGTCTCAGGGCATGACACCATTAATCTGCTAGAATTACAGTGGCACCGCATAGcctactgccacacacacacacgcacacacacgcacacacacacacacacacttacaaatcATGCAGACAATCAGATGTTACATCACACACGCAAAtggacacaaacaaacacataaacacacagacacatgtcGTTATATGCTCTCCTGCACAGGTAAGGCAACTTGTTTATTGCGATTCATATAGTGTCAGGTGTCGACTGACATTTTTCCGTTTTAGTTGCGTGCTAACACATGGCTCTAAGCAACATTTCGTATCTCTGTCGAGTCAGATATGGACCACCGGAGTCAATTATTTCTCACAGGTGTGTCGATCCCAAAAATAATACATGTTAGGAAATAATACAAAAGCCCTATAGAGTGTCGTACATGCGTATAGAGAACATCCAGAGGCAAACTAGAAAATTATTATTTAATTTGTTTTAACATGATCTTCCTCTTGTGCAAAAAGTGACACAGGACAAAACTTTTGGCTATAGAACCCTCATTAATGTCCCGCTAAAGTCAAGGCAAACAACCTTGTATCGAACAAGGACAAGGTTATGCTCCATGTGTTGTTCATGTGCATCGATTTGTCCATCTTTTTGGGCTGTATTTGCATTAGGCCACAGCAGCATGACAACAGCTTCTCTCGGCAGCCCATCAGTAACGTGAAAACAACCGGATCTCATCTCACATCCCGAAGAAATGTTGTGAGATTCTAAGAGAAAAGAGCACCTGTatacaaacaagcaaacacatgaactacatgcctaaccttaaccctgacccaaaCTTTAACCTAAgcccaattctaaccttaaccctaaacccaagtcctaaccctacaaTAGACCCTTTCCTCACAGGGACCCATGAAATCACCCCACAAGTTATGTGATttcagttttttttgtgtgtgtgtgtgtttttatcctAATGGggtccccatcaggatagaaaaacctggcgagcgcgcacacaaacacacacacacacacacacacacacacacacacacacacacacacacacacacacacacacacacacacacacacacacactatagatgACCTAATGATCGTGCTATATTCACATTGATTTTTTTGCCAGCTAGATGAATCAATCTCTGTGATCAATTCTGTTTAACTGTTGCCATTTACTCATGCATTCAAATCCCAGAGAACAACAAATATCTGTATTGGTACAACAGAGATAAACACAGATAATATCTGTCTGTGATATCTTTGTTCTTAATCTGCtcaaaggggtggggtggggtgggggggactatTGCTTCCAGAACTGAAACTCATCCAGGGGGAGAAACTTTTTTTGTGgtatcttttttgtttttaatagggGCCAATGGTCAGCTGTGATGGCAGCCTATGACCACAAGCAGCGTCCTGGCATTTTTCAAGAAATTAAGTTTAAAAGCTTACATAGTAGGTTAACTGAGATCTTAATATGATCTCCGTGGGTTAACCAGGCATCTTAAAACATCAAGAGCTCGAGAAAACATTCATTATGGATCACCTCGGCTACAAGTTTCTGGGTGTCAGTTTTGGGTCCGAGTACATTTTGAGTAATATCTCTCAATAGGTGAGCTTTGACCTTCCTTTTAATGGTAAAGTCAGTTAATTCACTGTAGTGTTGTCCGCCACCATCTACAGTCGACTGATAAAACTGAGCTGGGGTGTCCGGTTGGCGTGgcagcctacagacacaattggccgtgtatgcgggtgggaagccggatgtgggtatgtgtcctggtcgcttcactagcaccttctctggtcggtcggggcgcctgttcgggggaactggggggaatagagtgatcttcccatgtgctacgtccccctggcgaaactcctcactgtcaggtgaaaagaagcggctggcaactccacatgtatcggaggaggcatgtggtagtctgcagcctccctggatcagcagagggggcggagcagcgaccgggacagcttagaagagtggggtaattggccaggtacaattggggagaaaaaaagggggaggggggattttaaaaaaaaggataaaaTTGAGCCGCACATCTTCTGTTTATGTTAGAAAATGGAGAGGCAACCTTGTATCTCATGCAAATAGATTTTTTTGAATCTTGGTCAACGTCCATATTGACCCTATGCAGGGTTCATGGCAAGCCTATCTCCAGGCTCACAGGTTTAACAGTGCCAGCATAACCTAATGTAGATAATGAACTGTATTCAATCAGTCATTTCATTTAAACAATTTCCCAGTGCTCCCATTTCCTGCAAATTTCTGCATTTATCCACTAAATTCTCTGTTCTGCAAAAACATTGTTCAAACAAAACTTGCTGCGATGCTTAGCCATTTATTGATGTCAACACTCATGAGCATAATCACAGCTTTACAAAACCACCTGCTGCACCCTGCCCTGGCAGCTGAGATGAAGCGGCAGACCACAAGATGCATTTGATTAGTCAGCAGTGGCCTCATATCTTGTCCATCATTTACACAGTGGGAATAATCTTCCAGCTATCTTACATGACCCCAGAATTACAACTGTAAATGATGAAATTAAGAAAAAGAGAACCACTTCAGACTAGAGAAAGCTAGTCCAATACCAGTCCAATAACTGGAATTCCCTGATCCTTATCAATGACTGGCAGGGCACAGGTGTTAGTTAGCACAGGTTGCTGGAAGCATTTTCACCCTTTTTAAATTGTGTTAATATGGGTAGATAATTGGGTTCACAGCACAGGGGTTATTAAGACTGAAATGAGGAGAGACGAACAAGTCAACACAAAATTCCTACAGcctttgactgcacattttcagacTGCTCAGATCTATCACTGGCTGACCCATGACCTTAAGGTAGCTAGATTTGGTTTAAGAATTCAGTATGACAGACAAGGCCATCTTGTCACATTTCACTGGGCACATATCAAATATTAGCTACTCCTCAGGACTTGGAAAGCATAAGGCGCTGGTCATATGTGTAAGATCATGGTCAAAAGTGTGTCAGAAGACagtctttttttaattttattttttaaacaagCAGTACAACAAGGGAAGAAGAGCAACGACAATTCCATAGGAATTTAAGCTGATCTTTTCACATCTGTCCATCGCTGACCACCAAAATATCCACATTCTTCACATCCCTGACAACACAGTACAGGGTGAAGGGGTGCATAGGTTCCCACCTCAGAGATTCACAATTTttacataattaaaaaaaaaaaaaaaaaaaaaaaccccaaatggcAAATTTTTCTGAATAGCGATCAATCCAAGCTTTGACGGATCAAAGTGGGAACCCTGTGGCCCATGGAGATGATGGAGGCCGATTGACATTTAGTTCTTAGATGCTTGCGTGGTTTCCAGAAACTCCTTCGCCATTGAGGAGATGTTCTGAATCAGCTGGCTGACCACAACCTCTTGCTTCCTGGCCCAGGATAGACCGTCGTCCACAGCAACATTGATTGGCGTGCAGACCGCCTCCTTCCGTAGGTCCGTCAGCCAGCAGGCGGCAGCAGCTGCAACCAATCCAAGCAACAGAAGGAGGAGGAGCTTGAACAGCAGGCAAATGCGAGAACGTCTTGGTTTAGGGGCGGATTCCACCGCGGCCTTTTTATCTGGGGAGATGAAATTAAAAGCGTTCGTCATCAGCATAACTTTACTTTAAGACATCACCTTAGTTTGCAAATATCATTATACATGTAAAATATTCTGTCACCAATAGGTTTAAAGCAGTACCTCCATCTCTCATTTTATGCATTTCTCTTCCAAAGATGAAAAAAAATTAAGTGAAGGTCATTAGTAAATGGGGTGGGGTGCTGAAAAGTTAGCAATACATAATCTCTAAATCATAAAGCGGAGAATGGGGGTTAGCTATTTAAAATCTAACGGTTGTCCTTATTTCTGATGGTCTTATATCTGATGGTCACAATAGTTTGCTTCAGACCACAAATCCATCACACCTTTAAGTCTTTTTATTTGTCTTGAAGTTGTGAAGGAGGAAATAGTTTAGAATTCTTTAAATGATTATCAAATTTTGACAAACGTATGCTAGCCATTGACACAAAGGCCGTGCTTGACCTGCTGGCTCCCTTGTGTAGCCAAAACGTTTGGTTATGGCTTGTGTGTTGCAAAGGTTTAAGGGTGCACACAGAATGTGGGTACTTCTAGGAGAGGTGAGGTAACGGGTATCCAGCACCTCAACTATGGGTCACATGATGAGGTACTTTAAGTTCCTCTAAATCCAACTCATTTATTCAACTTTACCATTAGATTAAAtacaaatgaaaaaagaaaaaaaaatcaaacttaaGGGCGTCCAggaagcatagcggtctattccattgcctaccaacacggggatcgcctgttcaaatcctcgtgttacctcctgcttggtcaggtgtccctacagacacaattggccgtgtctacgggtgggaagctggatgtgggtatgtgtcctggttgctgcattagcgcctcctctggtcagtcggggcgcctgttcgagggggagggggaattggaagggaatagcgtgatcctcccacgcactattaTGTACTTctccctggttaaactcctcactgtcaggtgaaaaaaagcggctggtgattccacatgtatcggaggaggcatgtggtagtttgcagccctccccggatcggcagagggggtggagcagtgaccgggacggatcGGAGAGCggtgtgattggccaggtacaattggggagaacagggggggaaaaatccacaaaaaaaaaaaaaaaaatcaaacttaaGATAGCAGAATTTTCAATTCTGATTCTGTGGAACAATATTTATGTCTAACCTCAGAGtaaacaacaaataaacaaattcTGAGAACAAATCAATATCTGGACTGAAAAGGCTGTTAGTTCATGGTAAATGTGCCTCAAGCATCCCTGTAAGAGTCATATCACCCAGAATCACAGGCTTACCTGCTGCCTGTccattcctcttcttcttctcttctttcctcTTCTTCTGTTGCTCCTGAGCAGCCAAGCTTGCCATCTGGGCATTGTACTCttgcctcctcctctccttttcttctGCTTTCTCCCGTTTACGAGCCTCCCGCTCTCTCACCTCCCGTTCCCTCTGCTTagcctccctctttttctccagtTCTGGCATGGTGGGAAGAAGATAGGAAATATGGCCAGTCATTTTCCAGCAGATCATTTTTTTCTGTACTCTTTTTGTTATCTCAACAGCGTATCAGATGGCTTGTTCCTGCTTTTTTTATCTTTCTTGCTTTTTCCACAGTGTGCTCCTGTTCTAAAAGTGTACAAGTACGCCTTCTAGCTGTCAAGCTCGTGGGGCTACAACCTCATCAAATTCCTGGCTCTAGCATGCAACATTACTTTGAGACTAATAATATGAAATCAATACTTATTAAAAAGGTCTTGCTTCAGTATAATCCTAAGACATGTGAGATGGGTGTGTGAAGCATGTATCCAGatgtgtaatgttttttttttaaatgtagttAAGAAAAAATCTGCTCTTAGTGTCAAAGGTTATTGCATGCCATTTCTCTACGCAATGACTAAAGGAAACACGAGAAGCTCAGGGTGGTTGTGGTTATATGCAACTGAAGTACAATGAGACAGTGAATGAAATTAAAGCAATGGCTCTTTTCCATCCATGGTATCCAAATGTGGTGTGAGGAGAGATGATGACAGCTGGAAATAGGTAGATGTCTTACTGTTCATTTTTTCTAAATTATTCATTTGGAGCAGAGGGAAAATGTAGGAAGGCGTAATCAATTTCAGATGGCTTGCTTATGCTTTGTTATTTATCTAAAATGTTAAATCATCATATATTAAATGCACAATTGATACATAAATCGTTAACATAAATTACCATTTAGCATCTATGCCCACTCAAACAGTGGTGAGCCCTAGCTCTagacttttctctcacctggccccAAAGTGGTGGCGAGCTCTCCATCAGGGCTACAGACTCAATCACTTCCAtcaagaaaggcctaaaaacTTTGCTCTTCCAAGTGTACCTTAATACTTGgctggtgttttttttcccctatcaGAATATACATCTGCTGCAACAGTAATTCCATTTCCCCCCCAAGGACTAATCAAACCTCATCGAATGTGTGTTATAAATAACTGCAAATTATGAAAAAGCCATGGAATAAGCGGTTGGTAATACCCAGTATAATGAAAAAAAGGTAATGTAAATGCCCAAAAAAAGAATAGAAGGAAGAACAACCCTAGCGCTCTCTAAGGAAACTACTTCAAAACTTGAATTAAACTGACAAACTGTGGGACCTACCTCTCTCCCTTAGGAGGCGCTTCTCTCTTGCCCGATCCACCTCTTCCTGGATGGCCCTCATGTGCTGCAGAACCTAGGAGACAACACATCCAGACCATTAAGCATCACAGTAGCCTTTGCATCACAACCAAAGTTTTAGACACTGACATTAATAATACAGTTGTGTCCAATACCCACCCCTGCACCCAAAATCCTTTCCTCTATCCCTTTCAATCACTTACC
Proteins encoded in this window:
- the LOC130127151 gene encoding LOW QUALITY PROTEIN: 5-hydroxytryptamine receptor 3C-like (The sequence of the model RefSeq protein was modified relative to this genomic sequence to represent the inferred CDS: substituted 1 base at 1 genomic stop codon), yielding MKPGTFLLLLFLTDAVWTQKVCSYQDVLDYLNLTKGNDAYTSTRPVLDYTHVTMVKLDILLYAILSVVEKTQTFIPLIWVTMIWNNERISWDPAQFCGINQITLPKEMLWRPDLFIYEMTEKDDTYQNPYVYVSHEGMVTVEDDQRVVSTCKMDVHKFPFDTQSCNITVSSAVYTVGELQLIPFSNSSRATQFSRQVMQTQGEWEFLDLSVSNVTFIYDQNDYENIVYTINMRRRPLLHVINFLLPILFFLCLDLSSFFISDQRGEKLGFKVTVLLAISVLLLILNDILPSMSNKTPLIATYCIVIFALMLLSLLETVFVTYLMEKDSLPQENEADRGQGLKEPQRYPSGWXSNPLRLNRRKSYSQVSSGERPGNSHVLLMILEELREVQKTLALSLSCRKEGQKAGYWTRVARGVNTAFIIFYVSAVILFLTLMYVEWST
- the lrrc59 gene encoding leucine-rich repeat-containing protein 59 codes for the protein MSKSKVLNLRDKISGNEIDLSLCNLTEVPVKELAAFPKATVLDLSCNNITSLPPEFCNLSHLVKVDLSKNQLTGLPDDLGNLVNLQHLDLYNNKLSVLPVSFSQLKSLKWLDLKDNPLEPSLAKVAGDCLDEKQCKQCASKVLQHMRAIQEEVDRAREKRLLRERELEKKREAKQREREVREREARKREKAEEKERRRQEYNAQMASLAAQEQQKKRKEEKKKRNGQAADKKAAVESAPKPRRSRICLLFKLLLLLLLGLVAAAAACWLTDLRKEAVCTPINVAVDDGLSWARKQEVVVSQLIQNISSMAKEFLETTQASKN